The DNA sequence ATAAAGGAAGCATTCCTGTATCACTATGAGCAGCGATTACCATTCCGTCAACATCAGAAATAGGACTTTCTAATGCTTCAGCCAATCTGTATTTAAATCTGGCAGAATCTAATGCACCTCCCATTCCGATGATCTTGTGTTTTGGAAGACCAGAAGTTTTGTGTACTAAATAAGCCATTGTATCCATAGGATTAGAAACTACAATGATAATAACCTCCGGAGAATGTTTTACCAGGTTAGCAGTAACATCTTTTACAATTCCTGCATTAATACCGATCAATTCCTCTCTTGTCATTCCAGGTTTTCTTGGAATCCCTGAAGTGATCACTGCTACATGAGAACCTGCAGTTTTGCTGTAGTCTCCTGTTGTTCCCGTAATTTTGGTATCAAAACCGTTAAGTGACGCTGTCTGCATCAAATCCATTGCCTTACCTTCAGCAAAACCCTCTTTAATGTCTACTAAAACTACCTCTGAACAGAAGTTTTTCATAGCGATGTATTCTGC is a window from the Chryseobacterium sp. T16E-39 genome containing:
- a CDS encoding malate dehydrogenase gives rise to the protein MKVTVVGAGAVGASCAEYIAMKNFCSEVVLVDIKEGFAEGKAMDLMQTASLNGFDTKITGTTGDYSKTAGSHVAVITSGIPRKPGMTREELIGINAGIVKDVTANLVKHSPEVIIIVVSNPMDTMAYLVHKTSGLPKHKIIGMGGALDSARFKYRLAEALESPISDVDGMVIAAHSDTGMLPLLSKATRNGVPVTEFLDDEQQKYVIEETKVGGATLTKLLGTSAWYAPGAAVSVMVQAIACDQKKMIPCSLMLDGEYNQTDICLGVPAIIGKNGVEKIVNITLTVEEQLKFAEAAKAVREVNGDLKF